One Candidatus Krumholzibacteriota bacterium genomic window carries:
- a CDS encoding NifU family protein: MNEQVEKVLEEIRPSLQADGGDIELVEVVDGVVRVKLKGACAGCPMSQMTLAFGVERVLKERIPEVKRVEAVDF; encoded by the coding sequence ATGAACGAACAGGTCGAAAAGGTTCTCGAGGAGATCAGGCCGAGCCTCCAGGCCGACGGCGGAGACATCGAACTCGTCGAGGTGGTCGACGGCGTCGTCAGGGTGAAGCTGAAAGGCGCCTGCGCGGGCTGCCCGATGTCGCAGATGACGCTCGCCTTCGGCGTCGAGCGGGTCCTCAAGGAGCGCATCCCCGAGGTGAAGCGGGTCGAAGCGGTCGATTTCTGA
- a CDS encoding type II secretion system protein, translating into MRALIYGFRRRGDRGKRSFLGRLGVGGFTLLELFIVIEIIGFLATIVMSNFYRSKKAAEVAVVLQNVKNIQIALTSYYAMENEFPATINTVWLEFYGGKVIEDVAYIGGATAGNQGGWDFFASNSPDIRFSGPTNLDYCIRSTKSILPYALYVYGDAATGAKLVH; encoded by the coding sequence ATGCGCGCATTGATATACGGTTTCCGGCGTCGCGGCGACCGCGGCAAGAGGTCGTTCCTCGGCCGCCTGGGCGTCGGCGGATTCACCCTGCTCGAGCTCTTCATCGTCATCGAGATCATCGGCTTTCTCGCGACGATCGTGATGTCGAACTTCTACCGCTCGAAGAAGGCTGCCGAGGTGGCAGTCGTCCTCCAGAACGTCAAGAACATCCAGATCGCCCTCACCTCCTACTACGCCATGGAGAACGAGTTCCCCGCCACGATCAACACGGTCTGGCTCGAGTTCTACGGCGGGAAGGTCATCGAGGACGTCGCCTACATCGGCGGCGCGACGGCCGGCAACCAGGGCGGTTGGGATTTCTTCGCCTCGAACAGCCCGGACATCCGCTTCAGCGGGCCGACGAACCTCGACTACTGCATCAGGAGCACGAAGAGCATCCTGCCCTACGCCCTCTACGTCTACGGCGACGCCGCGACGGGCGCCAAGCTCGTCCACTGA
- a CDS encoding dipeptidase: protein MDIHHAALVFDAHCDTAMRLVRRDPVDLGERLADGHMDLPRMAEGGLDAQIFACWINPDYPEGEYIQRTLRMIDGIWETARAHPDRFEVALGGGDVGRIVEEGRTAAVIGVEGGHAIMDDLGVLRDYHRLGVRCMTLTWNNTNNWADSANDTIRWGGLNDLGRAVVAEMDRLGMVIDLSHAADSTFFDVLRETANPVLVSHSCMRALCDIPRNISDDMLRALAGNGGVVCVNFFAGFLDKGYLDRVNVLWEEMRGRRRELTGLCGGDMETAWNSLWPEYRSRLDEIERPGIARLVDHIDHAVRIAGVDHVGLGSDFDGISATPDGLEDVSDLPALTAALLDRGHGEEDVRKLLGGNLLRVFGAVCR from the coding sequence ATGGATATCCACCACGCGGCGCTGGTCTTCGACGCTCATTGCGACACGGCGATGCGGCTGGTCCGCCGCGATCCGGTCGACCTCGGCGAGCGTCTCGCCGACGGCCACATGGACCTGCCGCGGATGGCCGAGGGCGGGCTCGACGCGCAGATCTTCGCCTGCTGGATCAATCCCGACTACCCGGAGGGGGAGTACATCCAGCGGACCCTGCGGATGATCGACGGGATCTGGGAGACGGCGCGCGCGCACCCCGACCGTTTCGAGGTGGCCCTTGGCGGCGGCGACGTCGGGCGGATCGTCGAGGAGGGGCGGACGGCCGCCGTGATCGGCGTCGAGGGGGGGCACGCGATCATGGACGACCTCGGCGTCCTCCGCGACTACCACCGCCTCGGCGTGCGCTGCATGACCCTGACCTGGAACAACACGAACAACTGGGCCGATTCGGCGAACGACACGATCCGCTGGGGCGGACTCAACGATCTCGGCCGCGCGGTCGTCGCCGAGATGGACCGGCTGGGCATGGTGATCGATCTCTCGCACGCCGCCGACAGCACCTTCTTCGACGTCCTCCGCGAGACGGCCAATCCCGTCCTCGTCTCGCACTCCTGCATGCGCGCGCTCTGCGACATCCCGCGCAACATCAGCGACGACATGCTCCGGGCGCTCGCCGGGAACGGCGGCGTCGTCTGCGTCAATTTCTTCGCCGGCTTCCTCGACAAGGGCTACCTCGACCGGGTGAACGTCCTCTGGGAGGAGATGCGGGGCCGCCGCCGGGAGCTCACCGGACTCTGCGGCGGCGACATGGAGACGGCGTGGAACTCGCTCTGGCCGGAGTACCGTTCCCGCCTCGACGAGATCGAGCGCCCCGGCATCGCGCGCCTCGTCGATCACATCGACCACGCGGTCCGGATCGCCGGCGTCGACCACGTCGGCCTCGGCTCGGATTTCGACGGCATCTCGGCCACGCCGGACGGCCTCGAGGACGTCTCTGACCTGCCCGCGCTCACCGCGGCCCTCCTCGACCGCGGCCACGGCGAGGAGGACGTTCGAAAGTTGCTCGGCGGCAATCTCTTGCGGGTCTTCGGCGCGGTGTGCCGCTGA
- a CDS encoding TonB-dependent receptor plug domain-containing protein has product MATRSMSRTGGFLILFLIALIVAPQGAGAARRGRLVGRVMDVNTSQPLGKALITIQGTTISTLTDANGRFFFDLDPGKYSITIHMDEYFATCYQDIEVEGGQVTTYKCEMVPGDPRQNIFFSMGGINVIEKRELLPENIETTHQISSAEIEHQLSTNLGDILDIIPGVERTKNPGLSEKSQVILRGSSGTGGDASANQAALFGTKIIIDDITLSNNANLQTGPGTASGTVSSTAGSAVDLRTIPADNIESVEVITGVPSVEYGDLTTGLVKVKTKMGRQPHRLKIKSNPDTKEGNLSGGLVWRGTGISYNANYAYSERNIRREGDEYARYNGQFTIRNKFMDDRLSLLNKFYYTGVDDEEDYKSDDPLSVVRKNNDKTYIYGQTIDFAVSDDMRLEWRANIKYTKRDSYQQSLTGADTRVLTDAMESGTNEAILQVGSYLYRIWTRGEEWNVNTKLNVRYDLGLLGLDHGLLFGGEYTFDDNRGEGKIFNPLEPPYGNLGYRPRSFDDVPALHTANLYFEDEITGFWRMQPYSINLGLRYEMYTPYKLHLDGLFNDKGIVESRNGTYLNPRIRAKYSLGDNTQIRLGWGKSSKMPSMTMISQGPEYIDIIEENVSPPDSTPLISTYVLNWDDLTRELKGYQSTKSEASLDQKIGSVGLTFTGFYDRSDDILRSVTTPLTLYRYRYENWPDPDSAVPIDTLYTTPDKLDYYANVGWRRSYGIEFLLTTRRIERISTAFRMSATYSKTRTGADGVYMSSPRTNTALGQVIYPFYRYTESWHRRMVVNYSADWFVKRLGMWVTFFVQQTLFSAYQSYDDPYAYSVAYFDPVTGRNVTLSPEDSDALNLTREYDAYDLAVKKQPNDRFLFNINVTKSIGRGSELSLFVTNVLDDPAYYRDDLGYWRTRNPDIFYGVEFSMILDNLWSRIDTKDGGS; this is encoded by the coding sequence ATGGCAACACGGAGCATGTCCCGTACGGGGGGATTCCTGATCCTTTTCCTGATCGCCCTGATCGTCGCCCCCCAGGGCGCCGGCGCGGCCCGACGCGGGCGGCTGGTCGGACGGGTGATGGACGTCAACACGAGCCAGCCCCTGGGCAAGGCGCTGATCACGATCCAGGGAACGACGATCAGCACCCTGACCGACGCGAACGGCCGCTTCTTCTTCGACCTCGACCCCGGCAAGTACAGCATCACGATCCACATGGACGAGTACTTCGCCACCTGTTACCAGGACATCGAGGTCGAGGGCGGGCAGGTGACGACCTACAAGTGCGAGATGGTCCCGGGCGACCCGCGCCAGAACATCTTCTTCTCGATGGGCGGGATCAACGTCATCGAGAAGCGCGAGCTGCTCCCCGAGAACATCGAGACGACACACCAGATCTCGAGCGCCGAGATCGAGCACCAGCTCTCGACGAACCTCGGCGACATCCTCGATATCATCCCCGGCGTCGAGCGCACCAAGAATCCCGGGCTCTCGGAGAAGTCGCAGGTGATCCTCCGCGGCTCCTCCGGCACGGGCGGGGACGCCTCGGCCAACCAGGCCGCCCTCTTCGGCACGAAGATCATCATCGACGACATCACCCTCTCCAACAACGCCAACCTCCAGACCGGCCCCGGCACCGCGAGCGGGACCGTCTCGAGCACGGCCGGCTCCGCGGTCGACCTGCGGACGATCCCCGCCGACAACATCGAGAGCGTCGAGGTCATCACCGGCGTCCCGTCGGTCGAGTACGGCGATCTGACCACGGGGCTCGTCAAGGTGAAGACCAAGATGGGTCGCCAGCCCCACCGGCTCAAGATCAAGTCCAATCCCGACACGAAGGAGGGGAACCTCTCCGGCGGTCTCGTGTGGCGGGGCACGGGGATCTCCTACAACGCCAACTACGCCTACAGCGAGCGGAACATCAGGCGCGAGGGCGACGAGTACGCCCGCTACAACGGCCAGTTCACGATCCGCAACAAGTTCATGGACGACCGGCTCTCGCTGCTCAACAAGTTCTACTACACCGGCGTCGACGACGAAGAGGACTACAAGTCGGACGACCCGCTCTCGGTCGTCCGCAAGAACAACGACAAGACCTACATCTACGGGCAGACGATCGACTTCGCGGTCAGCGACGACATGCGGCTCGAGTGGCGGGCGAACATCAAGTACACCAAGCGCGATTCCTACCAGCAGTCCCTCACCGGCGCCGACACGCGCGTCCTCACCGACGCGATGGAGAGCGGCACCAACGAGGCGATCCTGCAGGTCGGCTCGTATCTCTACCGCATCTGGACGCGCGGCGAGGAGTGGAACGTCAACACCAAGCTGAACGTGCGCTACGATCTCGGGCTGCTCGGCCTCGATCACGGGCTGCTCTTCGGCGGGGAGTACACCTTCGACGACAACCGGGGCGAGGGCAAGATCTTCAACCCCCTCGAGCCTCCCTACGGCAACCTCGGGTACCGGCCGCGCTCCTTCGACGACGTCCCCGCGCTGCACACGGCGAACCTCTATTTCGAGGACGAGATCACCGGCTTCTGGCGGATGCAGCCCTATTCGATCAACCTGGGTCTCCGCTACGAGATGTACACCCCCTACAAGCTGCACCTCGACGGGCTCTTCAACGACAAGGGGATCGTCGAGAGCAGGAACGGCACGTATCTCAACCCGCGGATCAGGGCGAAGTACTCGCTCGGCGACAACACGCAGATCCGTCTCGGCTGGGGAAAGAGCTCGAAGATGCCGTCGATGACGATGATATCCCAGGGCCCGGAGTACATCGACATCATCGAGGAGAACGTCTCGCCCCCCGACTCGACGCCGCTCATCTCCACCTACGTCCTCAACTGGGACGATCTCACCCGCGAGCTCAAGGGATACCAGAGCACGAAGAGCGAGGCGTCGCTCGACCAGAAGATCGGCTCGGTGGGGCTCACCTTCACCGGCTTCTACGATCGGTCCGACGACATCCTCCGGTCGGTCACGACGCCCCTCACGCTCTACCGGTACCGCTACGAGAACTGGCCCGATCCCGACTCGGCGGTGCCGATCGACACGCTCTACACGACGCCGGACAAGCTCGACTACTACGCCAACGTCGGGTGGCGGAGAAGCTACGGAATCGAATTCCTTTTGACGACGCGGCGGATCGAGAGGATCTCGACGGCGTTCCGCATGTCGGCGACCTATTCGAAGACCCGCACCGGGGCCGACGGCGTCTACATGTCCTCGCCGCGGACGAACACCGCCCTCGGACAGGTGATCTACCCGTTCTACCGGTACACGGAGAGCTGGCACCGGCGGATGGTCGTCAACTACAGCGCCGACTGGTTCGTGAAGAGGCTCGGGATGTGGGTGACCTTCTTCGTGCAGCAGACCCTCTTCTCCGCCTACCAGAGCTACGACGATCCGTACGCCTACTCGGTCGCCTATTTCGACCCGGTCACGGGCAGGAACGTGACGCTCTCGCCGGAGGATTCCGACGCCCTCAACCTGACCCGCGAGTACGACGCGTACGACCTCGCGGTCAAGAAGCAGCCGAACGACCGGTTCCTCTTCAACATCAACGTGACGAAGTCGATCGGGAGGGGCTCCGAGCTCTCCCTCTTCGTCACCAACGTTCTCGA